One Phaseolus vulgaris cultivar G19833 chromosome 11, P. vulgaris v2.0, whole genome shotgun sequence genomic window carries:
- the LOC137832175 gene encoding fatty acyl-CoA reductase 1-like isoform X1, with translation MELERMHEFFKGKTILMTGTTGFLAKVFLEKILRTQPQIHKLYLLVRAQTSDLAAQRFQNEVIHTDLFRVLRDQWGKDFDSFISKKIVVISGDVSLHNFGMEDEQLKIKMIEEINIFMNFAATTKFDERFDISMEVNTMGVLHVLNFAKHCPEIKIFVQISTAYVCGEIKDEKTIMLEKPFEMGQTLKETSKLDITTEMNLLKKKIDELRSKNATENTIKHALKDYGIERAKLYGWPNTYTFTKAMGEMQLVHHKENVPLIIIRPTMVTSTLKDPFPGWIEGLRTLDSIICSIGQGKITSFLGHPKTILDIIPADMVINCMMTTIVACSNQTPENFIYHISSSLRNPFRIVDARDYSYYYFIKFALENKNGKPIIVPKPTLISSRAVFDIYMTLRYVFPLKVLNVVNKAFCQCSQDVYDDSYKKFKRVTRLVEVYKPYLFFKGIFDDSNTQNLRRATSNNIEVAGLNIDPNSIDWEDYMVNTHIPGLIKYALK, from the exons ATGGAGTTGGAAAGAATGCATGAGTTCTTCAAGGGAAAGACCATTTTAATGACAGGCACAACGGGCTTCTTAGCAAAAG TTTTCTTGGAAAAGATTTTGAGAACCCAACCCCAAATACACAAATTGTATCTTCTCGTACGAGCACAGACCAGTGATTTGGCTGCACAGCGCTTTCAAAATGAG GTCATTCACACTGATTTATTTAGAGTGTTACGAGACCAATGGGGCAAAGATTTTGATTCTTTCATTTCCAAGAAGATTGTGGTCATATCAGGAGATGTTTCTCTCCATAATTTTGGTATGGAAGATGAACAACTCAAGATTAAGATGATTGAAGAGATCAacatttttatgaattttgCAGCAACAACCAAATTTGACGAGAG ATTTGACATCTCAATGGAGGTAAATACAATGGGTGTCTTACATGTCTTAAACTTCGCAAAGCATTGTCCTGAGATAAAGATTTTTGTGCAGATATCAACTG CATATGTGTGTGGAGAGATTAAGGATGAAAAGACAATTATGCTAGAGAAACCCTTTGAGATGGGTCAGACCTTGAAAGAGACCTCGAAATTAGACATAACTACAGAAATGAAtctgttgaagaaaaagataGATGAACTTCGATCAAAGAATGCTACTGAAAACACAATCAAACATGCATTGAAAGATTATGGAATTGAGAG AGCAAAGTTGTATGGTTGGCCAAACACATACACATTCACAAAAGCAATGGGAGAGATGCAATTGGTTCATCATAAAGAGAATGTTCCACTAATCATTATACGTCCCACCATGGTTACTAGTACTCTTAAGGACCCATTTCCTGGTTGGATTGAAGGCTTGAG AACTCTCGACAGCATAATATGTAGCATTGGTCAAGGGAAAATAACAAGCTTTCTTGGTCATCCCAAGACAATTTTGGATATA ATACCTGCGGACATGGTTATCAATTGTATGATGACAACAATTGTTGCTTGTTCAAATCAAACTCCTGAGAATTTCATCTACCACATCTCATCATCATTAAGAAATCCATTCAGAATTGTTGATGCTCGTGATTACAgctattattatttcattaaatttgCGCTCGAAAACAAAAATGGAAAGCCAATAATAGTGCCCAAGCCAACTTTGATATCAAGTAGGGCTGTTTTTGACATTTACATGACACTTCGATATGTTTTTCCTCTAAAG GTCCTAAATGTGGTGAACAAAGCATTTTGTCAATGCTCTCAAGATGTTTACGATGATAGctacaaaaaattcaaaagggTGACACGACTAGTTGAAGTATACAAACCATACCTGTTTTTTAAGGGCAT CTTTGATGATTCAAACACTCAAAATTTACGAAGAGCAACAAGTAATAACATTGAGGTTGCTGGATTGAACATTGACCCTAATAGCATCGATTGGGAAGACTACATGGTGAACACACACATTCCTGGTCTTATAAAGTATGCGTTGAAATGA
- the LOC137832175 gene encoding fatty acyl-CoA reductase 1-like isoform X2 yields the protein MELERMHEFFKGKTILMTGTTGFLAKVFLEKILRTQPQIHKLYLLVRAQTSDLAAQRFQNEVIHTDLFRVLRDQWGKDFDSFISKKIVVISGDVSLHNFGMEDEQLKIKMIEEINIFMNFAATTKFDERFDISMEVNTMGVLHVLNFAKHCPEIKIFVQISTAYVCGEIKDEKTIMLEKPFEMGQTLKETSKLDITTEMNLLKKKIDELRSKNATENTIKHALKDYGIERAKLYGWPNTYTFTKAMGEMQLVHHKENVPLIIIRPTMVTSTLKDPFPGWIEGLRTLDSIICSIGQGKITSFLGHPKTILDIIPADMVINCMMTTIVACSNQTPENFIYHISSSLRNPFRIVDARDYSYYYFIKFALENKNGKPIIVPKPTLISSRAVFDIYMTLRYVFPLKVLNVVNKAFCQCSQDVYDDSYKKFKRVTRLVEL from the exons ATGGAGTTGGAAAGAATGCATGAGTTCTTCAAGGGAAAGACCATTTTAATGACAGGCACAACGGGCTTCTTAGCAAAAG TTTTCTTGGAAAAGATTTTGAGAACCCAACCCCAAATACACAAATTGTATCTTCTCGTACGAGCACAGACCAGTGATTTGGCTGCACAGCGCTTTCAAAATGAG GTCATTCACACTGATTTATTTAGAGTGTTACGAGACCAATGGGGCAAAGATTTTGATTCTTTCATTTCCAAGAAGATTGTGGTCATATCAGGAGATGTTTCTCTCCATAATTTTGGTATGGAAGATGAACAACTCAAGATTAAGATGATTGAAGAGATCAacatttttatgaattttgCAGCAACAACCAAATTTGACGAGAG ATTTGACATCTCAATGGAGGTAAATACAATGGGTGTCTTACATGTCTTAAACTTCGCAAAGCATTGTCCTGAGATAAAGATTTTTGTGCAGATATCAACTG CATATGTGTGTGGAGAGATTAAGGATGAAAAGACAATTATGCTAGAGAAACCCTTTGAGATGGGTCAGACCTTGAAAGAGACCTCGAAATTAGACATAACTACAGAAATGAAtctgttgaagaaaaagataGATGAACTTCGATCAAAGAATGCTACTGAAAACACAATCAAACATGCATTGAAAGATTATGGAATTGAGAG AGCAAAGTTGTATGGTTGGCCAAACACATACACATTCACAAAAGCAATGGGAGAGATGCAATTGGTTCATCATAAAGAGAATGTTCCACTAATCATTATACGTCCCACCATGGTTACTAGTACTCTTAAGGACCCATTTCCTGGTTGGATTGAAGGCTTGAG AACTCTCGACAGCATAATATGTAGCATTGGTCAAGGGAAAATAACAAGCTTTCTTGGTCATCCCAAGACAATTTTGGATATA ATACCTGCGGACATGGTTATCAATTGTATGATGACAACAATTGTTGCTTGTTCAAATCAAACTCCTGAGAATTTCATCTACCACATCTCATCATCATTAAGAAATCCATTCAGAATTGTTGATGCTCGTGATTACAgctattattatttcattaaatttgCGCTCGAAAACAAAAATGGAAAGCCAATAATAGTGCCCAAGCCAACTTTGATATCAAGTAGGGCTGTTTTTGACATTTACATGACACTTCGATATGTTTTTCCTCTAAAG GTCCTAAATGTGGTGAACAAAGCATTTTGTCAATGCTCTCAAGATGTTTACGATGATAGctacaaaaaattcaaaagggTGACACGACTAGTTGAA CTTTGA
- the LOC137839197 gene encoding uncharacterized protein, which translates to MTKMYQDLKKSYWWHGMNNDVANFVVACLTCQKSKIEHQRPGGMLIQLDIPVWKWDSISMDFVTHLPRTLRKHDSIWVIVDSIVSNRDPRVTSRFWQTLQKASGTKLRLSSTYHPQTDGQLERTIQSLEDLLRTYVLDHLGSWDKILPLVEFTYNNSYQASIGMAPFEALYGRKCRTPLCWFQDGRPLKSKKLTPKFIGPYQILRRIGHVAYEIALSPPLANIHNIFHVSQLRKFVPDPSHILEFHSIQVKENMSVEVKLIRILDSQVKQLRERSIPMVKVLWDPFSIDSTWEIEEGIQASYPNLFLGTSSIKHPFYDVIVDTPLPDNWKNLTIDKYDGSTDPDEHIAIYTTQISLYTWNDAVMCRVFPTTLKGAALSWFTRLPPLSIDCFDTLIEKFGAQFATSRPHHLTSIALVNIRQEKGESLRMFMERFGKVALGIRNLSPEVTMHHMITTLKPGPFADSLCKKPAINLDELRQRASKFMQMEELREFRNQVRVDGGEKRVTEREHPPVARRAREEFRARKFQQYTPLNTNRARILQEAMAAEIIPSPRKARTPERADRTKHCEYHKNHGHHTEECIGLKDKIEELIHAGQLKRFVQRGNPRVWLSPERDTRGRELGERRVERLERREKQVEKRDERRVGRPDERRDRIYQNTQSVRRSRERSLGRPVRGFINTISGGFSGKESSSARKQHWRNIRSVNHVFKRRTLPPMLFTDEDFQEIDPDHDDPMVITVEIAEYAVMKTLVDQGSSVDILFWDTFKRLHLREEDIVPFREQIIGFSGERVNTKGYVDLVTTFGRGSKVRKIKIRYLVVDASTSYNVLLGRSSLNKLGAIVSTPHLAMKFPTEKGEIATVYVNQRDARECYAASLKMNLKVDKEAEKIVAMVDLDPRLNEERLEPKEETTAVLLGQDDRQCTYVSGSMPDELLSKLITLLRSNKDLFAWRPSDIPGIDPEVMCHKLSVCREAKPVSQKRRKLGEERRQAAIEETQKLIQAGFIREAKYTTWLSNVVLVKKPSGQWRMCIDYTDLNKACPKDTYPLPNIDRLVDGASGQEMMSFLDAYSGYNQIQMYAPDIPKTAFTTDVANYCYKVMPFGLKNAGATYQRLMDKVFKEQIGKNLEVYVDDMVVKSNEIQKHLEDLEEVFAQIRKYNIRLNPEKCVFGVRGGKFLGFMLTNRGIEANPDKCEAIMQMGRPKNLKEVQRLVGKLNSLSRFLPILAEKTKPIINLLKKSENFVWSEQCEQALSQIKSMVAEPPILVKPVPNQPIIVYLATSNEAIGAALIQENLEQKPIYFVSRTLQNVETRYPKVERVALTLVYAARRLRPYFQNHQVIVRTDFPIYKILKKPELAGRMVTWSMELSEYGIKYEPRGPIKAQSLADFIIQMPTSAQQDQWTLYVDGASSKRGSGAGIVLEGPDNFQVEMALKFEFKTSNNQNEYEALVAGLLLARDMGVENVLCKTDSQLSVGQVHGEYQVKDPLLTKYYHKVLNIMQCFNKAEMKYIPRELNMKADSLSKLASQQRQVQHNSIIQQTLSHPTVSLDECFNIVTAKDDWINTYIEIIKTQEQGVQPDVKIAKKVANFILIGDELYKRGYSTPLLKCLTKEQAEYVVKELHEGICGLHCGARTMATKVCRAGYYWPTIREDCEVYVKTCRKCQEFGSLNHIPAQELQEIISPWPFAKWGIDILGPFALGRGQTKFMIVAVDYFTKWIEAEALTKITAQQVQTFIWKNIICRFGIPHTIVSDNGRQFIDKKLMEFYADLGIKPTTTSVEHPQTNGQAEAANKVILGQLKKRLGTAKGLWAEKLPEILWAYRCTPQTSTGETPFNLTYGTDAMLPVEVNEPTLRRQMEDWNINNECLRTDLDLIEELREKAKIKETAVKRRAMKRFNAKVRFRAFKEGDLV; encoded by the exons ATGACGaagatgtatcaagatctcaagaagtccTATTGGTGGCATGGCATGAATAATGATGTAGCTAACTTTGTAGTTGCTTGCTtgacttgtcagaaatcaaagattgaacatcaacgacctggaggcatgttaattcagttagacattccagtgtggaagtgggatagtatctcaatggattttgttacccacttaccacgtactttgAGGAAGCATGACTCTATTTGGGTCATAGTGGATAG CATAGTTTCAAATAGAGATCCTAGAGTCACCTCCAGATTCTGGCAAACACTTCAAAAAGCTTCGGGGACTAAACTCAGACTTAGTTCAACATATCATCCTCAGACTGATGGACAATTAGAGAGAACTATCCAGTCCTTAGAGGATTTGCTTAGGACTTAtgtgttagatcatttgggcagttgggataaaattctacctttggtagagttcacttacaataacaGTTACCAAGCTAGCATAGGAATGGCTCCTTTCGAGGCATTGTATGGAAGAAAGTGTAGGACACCTCTGTGTTGGTTTCAGGATG GAAGACCactcaaatccaagaaattaactcctaagttcataggaccttatcaaattctTAGAAGAATAGGCCATGtggcttatgaaattgctttgtctcctcctttagctaacattcacaatattttccatgtatccCAGCTAAGAAAATTTGTACCTGATCCCAGCCACATTCTAGAGTTTCATTCCATCCAAGTGAAAGAAAATATGTCAGTTGAAGTGAAGTTAATAagaattttagattcacaagtgaaacaacttcgggaaagaagtattcccatggtgaaagtattgtgggatcCCTTCTCTATAGAttccacttgggaaattgaagaggGGATACAAGCATCATACCCTAATCTCTTTcttg GAACATCTTCCATAAAACATCCGTTTTATGATGTTATAGTCGATACTCCGTTGCCTGACAATTGGAAGAACTTAACCATTGACAAATATGATGGAAGTACGGATCCTGATGAGCATATTGCAATATACACTACTCAAAtcagcttgtatacatggaATGATGCTGTTATGTGCAGAGTATTTCCTACAACTCTGAAAGGGGCAGCATTAAGCTGGTTTACACGCCTCCCACCTTTGAGTATAGATTGTTTTGATACGTTGATAGAAAAGTTCGGTGCTCAATTTGCAACTAGTCGTCCCCATCATTTAACGTCAATCGCCTTAGTGAACATAAGACAAGAGAAAGGAGAGTCTTTAAGAATGTTCATGGAACGTTTTGGAAAGGTTGCTTTGGGAATCCGAAATCTTAGTCCAGAGGTCACCATGCATCATATGATAACGACATTAAAACCGGGACCATTTGCCGATAGTCTTTGCAAGAAACCTGCGATCAATCTGGATGAACTAAGGCAACGGGCatcaaaatttatgcaaatgGAAGAATTAAGGGAGTTTCGAAACCAAGTAAGGGTTGATGGAGGCGAGAAGAGGGTGACAGAAAGAGAACACCCGCCTGTTGCAAGAAGAGCCCGAGAAGAATTCAGAGCTCGAAAGTTCCAGCAATACACACCTCTAAATACGAACAGAGCAAGAATTTTACAGGAAGCCATGGCAGCCGAAATAATACCATCACCAAGAAAAGCAAGAACACCAGAAAGGGCAGACCGCACCAAACATTGTgaatatcataaaaatcatggtCATCATACAGAAGAATGTATTGGGttgaaagataaaatagaagAGTTGATTCATGCCGGACAGTTAAAACGTTTTGTTCAAAGGGGAAATCCAAGAGTATGGTTGAGTCCAGAGAGAGATACGAGGGGGCGAGAGCTGGGTGAAAGAAGGGTTGAAAGGTTGGAAAGGAGAGAAAAACAAGTGGAAAAAAGAGACGAAAGAAGGGTTGGAAGGCCAGACGAAAGAAGAGATAGAATCTATCAAAACACTCAATCAGTAAGACGAAGCAGAGAGCGAAGTTTGGGAAGACCGGTTAGGGGGTTTATAAATACGATCTCAGGAGGTTTTTCTGGGAAGGAATCCTCATCTGCACGAAAGCAACATTGGAGAAATATCAGGTCTGTTAATCATGTTTTCAAAAGAAGAACTTTACCACCAATGCTTTTCACAGACGAAGACTTCCAAGAAATTGATCCAGATCATGATGATCCTATGGTAATCACGGTTGAAATAGCCGAATATGCTGTCATGAAGACCCTGGTTGATCAAGGGAGTTCGGTCGATATCTTGTTCTGGGATACGTTCAAAAGGTTACATTTGAGAGAAGAAGACATAGTGCCTTTTCGAGAGCAAATCATTGGCTTTTCAGGCGAAAGAGTTAACACAAAGGGATATGTTGATTTGGTGACAACATTTGGAAGAGGTAGCAAagttagaaaaattaaaatccgATATCTGGTGGTGGATGCATCCACCTCATACAATGTGTTGCTAGGACGATCTTCCTTAAATAAGTTAGGAGCAATCGTGTCAACACCACATTTGGCCATGAAATTCCCAACAGAAAAAGGAGAGATAGCTACAGTTTATGTCAATCAAAGAGATGCTCGAGAATGTTATGCAGcaagtttaaaaatgaatttgaagGTGGATAAAGAGGCTGAAAAAATAGTAGCCATGGTGGACTTGGATCCCAGATTGAATGAGGAAAGGCTGGAACCGAAAGAAGAAACGACAGCAGTACTGTTAGGCCAAGACGACAGACAATGCACTTATGTAAGTGGAAGTATGCCTGATGAATTGCTTAGCAAACTTATCACACTGTTGCGTAGTAATAAGGATTTATTTGCCTGGCGGCCGTCTGATATCCCTGGAATTGATCCAGAGGTAATGTGTCACAAATTATCTGTTTGCCGGGAAGCAAAGCCAGTATCTCAAAAACGAAGAAAGTTAGGAGAAGAACGACGACAAGCAGCAATTGAAGAAACTCAAAAGTTAATACAAGCTGGTTTTATCCGAGAAGCTAAGTATACCACGTGGTTGTCTAATGTGGTACTCGTCAAAAAACCAAGTGGACAATGGAGAATGTGTATAGATTACACTGATTTGAACAAAGCTTGTCCGAAAGACACATATCCATTACCTAACATAGACCGACTAGTTGATGGGGCATCTGGCCAAGAGATGATGAGTTTCCTTGATGCTTATTCGGGGTATAATCAAATACAGATGTATGCACCTGATATCCCGAAAACAGCTTTCACCACTGATGTTgcaaattattgttataaagtcATGCCTTTCGGCTTGAAGAATGCTGGGGCAAcataccaaagattgatggacaaAGTGTTTAAAGAACAGATTGGAAAGAACCTAGAAgtgtatgttgatgacatggttGTTAAATCAAATGAGATACAGAAACACCTGGAAGACCTTGAAGAAGTGTTTGCTCAAATAAGGAAATACAATATTCGACTTAATCCAGAAAAATGCGTTTTCGGCGTCAGAGGAGGAAAATTTTTGGGATTTATGTTGACAAACAGAGGAATTGAAGCTAATCCTGACAAATGTGAGGCAATCATGCAGATGGGAAGACCAAAAAACCTAAAAGAAGTGCAAAGGCTAGTAGGGAAGTTGAATTCACTATCAAGATTTTTGCCAATATTGGCTGAGAAAACTAAACCGATTATAAACTTGTTGAAAAAATCTGAAAATTTTGTGTGGAGTGAACAATGTGAGCAAGCTTTATCTCAAATAAAGAGCATGGTGGCTGAACCTCCAATTTTAGTAAAACCTGTACCCAATCAACCCATCATAGTCTACTTAGCTACTTCAAATGAAGCAATAGGAGCCGCTTTAATCCAAGAAAACCTAGAGCAGAAACCGATATATTTTGTGAGTAGAACCCTACAAAATGTCGAAACCAGATATCCCAAAGTTGAGAGAGTTGCCCTAACATTAGTGTATGCTGCAAGACGCCTTCGACCATACTTTCAGAATCATCAGGTAATAGTGAGAACAGATTTtccaatatataaaattttaaaaaaaccagAGCTTGCAGGTCGAATGGTGACATGGTCAATGGAGCTTTCGGAATATGGAATCAAATACGAACCAAGAGGACCAATCAAAGCCCAATCTCTTGCAGATTTTATCATTCAGATGCCAACATCAGCACAACAGGACCAGTGGACTTTGTATGTAGATGGCGCGTCAAGCAAAAGAGGAAGCGGAGCAGGAATAGTACTTGAAGGACCCGATAACTTCCAAGTCGAAATGGCGCTCAAATTCGAGTTCAAAACATCCAACAATCAGAACGAATATGAAGCTCTTGTTGCAGGATTATTATTAGCCAGAGACATGGGAGTGGAAAATGTCCTTTGCAAAACGGATTCACAGCTGTCGGTGGGACAAGTGCACGGGGAGTATCAGGTAAAAGACCCTTTGTTAACGAAATATTATCATAAAGTCTTAAATATTATGCAATGTTTTAACAAGGCCGAGATGAAATACATTCCAAGAGAATTAAATATGAAAGCAGATTCATTGTCTAAGTTAGCAAGCCAACAAAGACAAGTGCAACACAATTCCATCATACAACAAACCCTCAGTCATCCGACAGTTAGTCTCGACGAATGCTTCAATATTGTAACAGCCAAAGATGACTGGATAAACACATACATCGAAATCATAAAAACCCAGGAGCAAGGTGTTCAGCCGGATGTCAAAATAGCAAAGAAAGTCGCTAATTTCATTCTAATCGGTGATGAGCTATATAAAAGGGGATACTCTACGCCCTTGTTAAAATGTTTGACCAAAGAACAAGCAGAATATGTGGTCAAAGAACTTCATGAAGGAATTTGTGGACTGCATTGTGGAGCTCGAACAATGGCAACAAAGGTTTGTAGAGCtggttattattggccaacaATCCGAGAGGACTGTGAAGTTTATGTCAAAACATGTAGaaaatgccaagagtttggGAGCTTAAATCATATCCCAGCGCAGGAGTTGCAAGAAATCATATCTCCATGGCCATTTGCAAAATGGGGAATTGATATACTTGGCCCATTCGCACTTGGACGAGGCCAAACAAAATTCATGATAGTAGCTGTAGACTACTTTACAAAATGGATAGAAGCAGAAGCATTGACAAAGATAACGGCACAGCAAGTCCAAACGTTtatatggaaaaatataatatgtcgaTTCGGAATCCCACATACTATTGTA